Genomic segment of Anaerolineae bacterium:
GAACTCGTCCACGTTACGCAGGGCGGTGTTCATCTCGCGCTGGGTAGCGCGCGCCATCGGTGATGTGGCTAGGTCGGCGTGTCGCTCGGGATAGCCCGGCAGCCGCGCCTTTCGCTCTTCTTCGTTCCAGCGCAACGGCAACTGTGCCGCCGCCTCCCCTTGAACTTCGCCGGGCGAGTTGATGAACAGCAGGAAGTCCGCCTCCTCGGGCGAGCCGACCACCATGCCGCCCAGGGGCGCCAAGTGCGCCTTCACCAGCTCCGGCATGGGGCGGTCCTCGTAGGCAGTAATCACCTGACTCGCGCGGCAGGATGAATAGCGATCCCACACGCGCGGCTGCATCCCCTGCTCCTGGCAGATCACCCGGGCGAGCAAAATCATACCGATCTCGTCCGTGCCGGGATACGTGGTGGCCCGGTCGGCCAGGCCCAACGCCCGGATCTCCCGCCGCAGCGCCCGGCTCTCGGCGATGTTCCAGCCGTACTCTGCCGTATCGTCCTGGGGGATCAGCAGGTAGTCGAAGATTCCTTCGCTCGTCCATTGCAGCATGGTCCGGATGACGGCGTAGTTGCGGGCACGGCCATCGAGGTAATCCCGCACGACCTCCTGTGGCAGCTCGGCGGCCAGCCGATCGCGCTCAACGACCTCTTCCGGCGAGGCGTCGCCCATATCGGCTTTGTCGGTCAGGTACGAAAGCCGGAACAGACGCGCGCCATAGGTGCCCCAATATGGCTTCTCCTCCTCCGCCGTGTTGCTGCGGGTGACCCGCATGAGCACATGGAAGCCGAGCAGATAGAGGCTGGGATGTCGGCGTTTGAGCTCGCGCAACAGCGTGAGCCGCCCCAGTACGGTCTCCACGCTGTCGTACGACTGGCGGGAGTGGACCAGCCCGCCGTAGCCCAGCGTATCCAACGCCACGATGGCGGCGTCGAGTTGAGGGGCCAGGTCGCGCAGCCATTCGGCGATACGCTCGATCTGCGCGCCGCGCCACAGGTTGCCCAGCCACTCGCGGGGCGGAAGCAACACCTCCATGCCGGCGATGCGGCCGATGTACTGCGGAAAGTCGTAGTTAGGGGGGCGGTCATCCAAGGGGACCAACGCGATCAAGGACATGGGAAGCCCTCCAGGCCGTATCAGAGGATCTGGGATTTTGGGTTTTGCCCTTCGTTCTGCGACAGTCGGCAAGCGATTTCACAGATCAAGTTCGCGTAATCTAAAGCGAGCTGCCACACTTCAAATCCCTCAAACTTAGTCCGTCGTCATCGCCCGTGATCTGTCGTCCGTTGAAGCGCCCGCACAAACCGCGCTGTGATCTCCTGAGGCCGCGTGATGGCGCCCCCCACGACGACAGCGAACGCGCCGGCCTTAAGCGCAGCGGCTGCCTGCTCCGGATAGTGGATGCGTCCCTCGGCGATCACCGGAACATCCACCCGACAGGCCAACGCTCGCACCAGCTCCAGGTCCGGCTCATCCTGTTGGGGGCTATACGGCGTATAACCGGACATGGTGGTGGAGATCAAATCAGCTCCGGCCTCGGCGGCGGCCAGGCCTTCCTCCAGCGTGGAGATGTCGGCTAGGATGGGACATGGAAGCGTGGCCTTGAGCAGTCGGACGTACGTTGCGCCGTCCAGCGCTTCGGGATGGGGACGGGCGGTGGCGTCCACAGCCACGATGTCAGCGCCGGCCTCGAATACGGCGCGGGCATGCGCCAGCCGAGGGGTGATGTAGACATCGAACCCCGGCTCGTTCACCTTGTACAGCCCGATGATGGGAAGGTGCACTGCAGCTCGGATGGCGGCGATGTCCTCAGGGGAATTGGCTCGGATGCCGGCAGCCCCTCCGAGCTGGGCAGCCAGAGCCATGCGCGCCATGATCTCGCTGCCGTGAAGGGGCTCTCCGGGCAGGGCCTGACAGGAGACGATCAGCCCCCCTCGCAGCCGTTCGATAACCGCCGCGCTCATCGCCGCCAGAGCTCCCGGCGCAGCAATCCGTAGGTGATGGGGGCGGCGCACCAGCCGGTGTAGACGGAGTACATGCCCCCTTCCTCCAACGGGTCTTCCTGACCGACGCGGCCGCGCGGTTCCAGCGTATTCACATCGTAGGCGCCCCGCCAGCCGCCATCCCACCGGGGCGATTCCCCACGACACTGCACGCGCACCAGGAAATCGGCCAGCCGGTCGGCAGCCTCTCGAAAACGCTGTTCACCGGTCGCCTGAAAAGCCTCTTGCAGCGCGAGGAGCGCGTAGCTGTCGGTGTAGACCAGATCTGTCAGGTCGGGATCAGTCTGTAGCGACGCGTGGCGGCATGAATCGTCGGCGTTGCGGATGGCGCCGTTGGGATGTTGCAGCCGTAGCAGAAACGCCCCTAGCCGGTTGATGGCATCCCGGTACGACGGGATACGCAGGATGCCATAGGCCAGGCTAAAAGCTTTGAGAGCCTCCGCCGTCTCGGAAGAAGGCGGGCGCCATTGCTCGACGCCGGCGGTCTCAAACGAGGTGCGCATGCGGCCATCGGGCAGGATGTGCTCATACAGCCAACGCAGCCCTCGCTCCGCGGCCGAGCGATATGAGTATTCGCCCGTGATCTGATATCCGCGTAGGAGCCCGATCACGGGCCAGATGACGAAGCAGGCACCTCGATAGCGCGGCTCAAGATCGGTCAGAAAGGCCCCATCCGTTGCCTGATGAGCCATCAGAAAGCCGAGCACGCGACGGGCCGCCTCGTAATAGCGGGGGGCGCCGTGGGCCAGATAGGCCCACCATAGACCACGGGCGATCTTGCCCTGGTCGTTGGGAAAAGTAGTCTCCTGTGCTTCTGGTGGGGCCATGTCGGTGATCTGATCATTGGGCGGCAGAAAACGGTAGAACGGGAACGACCCGTCGGGCCGTTGCTGGCCCACCACCCAATCTGCCAGGTTGCGGGAGAGGGTCAAGGCAGTTTCATCGTTGCGGATCTGCCCGTAGACCCCGAACGAGCGTGCCACCTCGATGGTGCAATCAGGGCGAACCCACCACGAGTTCGTGTCCAGATTGATGCGGATGCGCTCGTACACGCCGCGCGTGCCATCGGGGCTGGGCAACATCTCCCGCCGGATCCAGTCAAGGCATCGCTCTACGGCCTCCATGTAGATGGACATCGCTCACCCCTTGATCCCGGTCAAAGTGATTCCCTCGACGAAGGTGCGCTGGGTGAAGAAGAATAATATCAGAGGCGGCAGCATCGTCAAGGTGGAGGCAGCCATCATCTTCTGCCACTGGAGGCCGTACATATTCTTGAAGAGCTGTAGGCCTAGCGAGATGGTCCACTGGTCCTGGTTGGTCAGATAGATCAGCGGGCCGAGGAAGGCGCTATACTGGGCCAGGAAAGTGAAGAGGGCCACGGTGAAAAGCGCCGGCTTGGTGAGTGGGATCATGATGCGCCAGAAGATGCCCAGTTCACCGCAACCATCAATGCGGGCCGCGTCCGACAGCTCGTTGGGAATGGTCATGTAGAACTGGCGGAGCAAGAAAACATAAAACGGGCTGCCGAAGAAGGTTGGCACGACCAAGGGGAGATAGGAGCCGACCCATCCCAGATGGCGGAAGACGATGTAAAGCGGGATCATCGTCACCTGGAAGGGGAGCATGAGCGTACTCAGGTAGGCGATGAAGACCACATCACGGCCTGGCCAGCGCAGCCGGGCGAAGCCATAGGCGATCAACGTACAGGAAGTGAGGGTGCCGATCACCGAGAGGATGGCGATGACGAAGGTGTTCTTCATGTACAGCCAGAAGGGGATATATTGCAGCGCGGCTGGATAGTTCTCCCAGCGGGGCACGGCGGGGATCCACGCCGGCGGCCATTGGAACACCTCCTGGTCCGACTTTAGCGAAGTGGCCACCATCCAGTAGAATGGGAAGATGTAGATGATGCTGACGGCCGAGAGGATAAGATAGGCCACCCCACGTTGTAGACGTTCTCGGCTCTGCTTCGAGGCCAGCCAACCGTAACGGCGTGGTGTCGTTGCAATGGAACGAGCTTCCGTTGCCATAAGGCGTCCCTCTTACTCGCTGCGATAATAAACCCAGCCGGATGTGCGGAACAGCACGACCGTAGCCACCAGCACGATCAGGAACAGGATCCAAGCCATCGCGCTAGCATATCCCATCTTGAAGAACTGAAAAGCGTTCTGGTACAGATACATTGTGTAGAACATCATCGAGTTCAGCGGCCCGCCGGCGGCACCCGATCGCTGCGCCGTCATCACCCAGGCCTCGGTGAAGTACTGGAAGTAGCCGATCATGTTGATGATGAGGGTGTAGAAGATCACTGGGCTGACCATGGGCAGGGTGACGTGCCAGGTGCGCCGCACGGCGTTGGCGCCATCCAGCTCAGCCGCTTCCAGTAGTTCCGCCGGTACCTCGCGCAGGCCGGCCAGATAGATCAGAATCGTATTGCCGCCGTACCACATGCCCATGAAGATCAGGGAGGGCTTGGACCAGAAGGGATCGGCGATCCAGCCGATGGTGGGCAGTCCCAGCGCCTGCAAAAC
This window contains:
- a CDS encoding DUF4127 family protein — encoded protein: MSLIALVPLDDRPPNYDFPQYIGRIAGMEVLLPPREWLGNLWRGAQIERIAEWLRDLAPQLDAAIVALDTLGYGGLVHSRQSYDSVETVLGRLTLLRELKRRHPSLYLLGFHVLMRVTRSNTAEEEKPYWGTYGARLFRLSYLTDKADMGDASPEEVVERDRLAAELPQEVVRDYLDGRARNYAVIRTMLQWTSEGIFDYLLIPQDDTAEYGWNIAESRALRREIRALGLADRATTYPGTDEIGMILLARVICQEQGMQPRVWDRYSSCRASQVITAYEDRPMPELVKAHLAPLGGMVVGSPEEADFLLFINSPGEVQGEAAAQLPLRWNEEERKARLPGYPERHADLATSPMARATQREMNTALRNVDEFVRAAAYHVGQGRLVAIADVAFVNGADLALGERLLEVGLAPRLAAYAGWNTAGNTLG
- a CDS encoding N-acetylmannosamine-6-phosphate 2-epimerase — its product is MSAAVIERLRGGLIVSCQALPGEPLHGSEIMARMALAAQLGGAAGIRANSPEDIAAIRAAVHLPIIGLYKVNEPGFDVYITPRLAHARAVFEAGADIVAVDATARPHPEALDGATYVRLLKATLPCPILADISTLEEGLAAAEAGADLISTTMSGYTPYSPQQDEPDLELVRALACRVDVPVIAEGRIHYPEQAAAALKAGAFAVVVGGAITRPQEITARFVRALQRTTDHGR
- a CDS encoding carbohydrate ABC transporter permease → MATEARSIATTPRRYGWLASKQSRERLQRGVAYLILSAVSIIYIFPFYWMVATSLKSDQEVFQWPPAWIPAVPRWENYPAALQYIPFWLYMKNTFVIAILSVIGTLTSCTLIAYGFARLRWPGRDVVFIAYLSTLMLPFQVTMIPLYIVFRHLGWVGSYLPLVVPTFFGSPFYVFLLRQFYMTIPNELSDAARIDGCGELGIFWRIMIPLTKPALFTVALFTFLAQYSAFLGPLIYLTNQDQWTISLGLQLFKNMYGLQWQKMMAASTLTMLPPLILFFFTQRTFVEGITLTGIKG
- a CDS encoding sugar ABC transporter permease, which translates into the protein MSVMGIRIERGHRERRWRELALGIAFISPAIIGFLAFTIYPVLMALYYSFTDYNILQPPLWIGLDNYRDLITRDKTFKIAIWNTLYMVVIGLPIHLVFDFLMAMLLNVKIRGRSLYRTIFYMPSITPIVATAILWLWIYNPQYGLANSVLQALGLPTIGWIADPFWSKPSLIFMGMWYGGNTILIYLAGLREVPAELLEAAELDGANAVRRTWHVTLPMVSPVIFYTLIINMIGYFQYFTEAWVMTAQRSGAAGGPLNSMMFYTMYLYQNAFQFFKMGYASAMAWILFLIVLVATVVLFRTSGWVYYRSE